Proteins encoded together in one Desulfosporosinus meridiei DSM 13257 window:
- the cbiQ gene encoding cobalt ECF transporter T component CbiQ — MANIADSIYNMRLLDDLARQETVIHKLHPLIKLLTTVSYLTVVVSFGRYEVAGLLPLFFYPVMVLALAELPVRPILLRILLVSPFIIGIGILNPVFDQQTFELAGREFSRGWVTFLSILLKSGLTVTAALLLIATTGMDRLAGALRILKVPRIFVLQLLLTYRYISVLMEEVARTLRAYSLRAPKQKGVHRSAWGSLAGQLLLRTFDRAQRIYEAMCLRGFAGEYHSGEINKICGWDWAYLGGWVGFFVLARIYNIPLLIGSLLTGVIR, encoded by the coding sequence ATGGCAAACATCGCAGATTCAATCTACAACATGCGCTTGCTTGATGATCTGGCTCGGCAGGAAACCGTGATCCACAAGCTGCATCCTTTAATAAAATTATTAACCACAGTTAGTTATTTAACTGTGGTTGTCTCCTTTGGCCGATATGAGGTTGCCGGCTTGCTGCCCTTGTTCTTTTATCCGGTGATGGTTTTGGCTTTAGCTGAACTACCGGTTAGGCCTATTTTGTTAAGGATCTTGCTGGTCTCTCCCTTTATTATAGGTATAGGAATACTTAACCCCGTCTTTGACCAGCAGACCTTTGAGTTGGCTGGAAGAGAGTTTTCCAGGGGATGGGTTACTTTTCTTTCTATTTTGTTAAAAAGTGGTCTAACCGTAACAGCTGCTTTGCTGCTCATTGCCACTACGGGAATGGATCGACTTGCCGGGGCCTTAAGAATTCTGAAAGTACCTCGTATATTTGTACTCCAACTTCTTTTAACCTATCGCTATATCTCCGTGCTGATGGAGGAGGTGGCTCGCACCTTAAGAGCCTACTCACTGCGGGCACCGAAACAAAAAGGTGTACATAGAAGTGCTTGGGGTTCCCTGGCCGGTCAGCTGCTTTTGCGCACCTTTGACAGAGCACAGCGTATTTACGAAGCCATGTGTTTAAGAGGGTTTGCCGGGGAGTACCATAGTGGGGAAATTAATAAAATTTGTGGCTGGGATTGGGCTTATTTAGGGGGATGGGTTGGGTTCTTTGTACTGGCGAGAATTTATAATATCCCCCTGTTAATAGGTTCATTGCTAACAGGAGTGATTAGATGA
- a CDS encoding energy-coupling factor ABC transporter ATP-binding protein, giving the protein MSHHKLEVKNLHFNYPDGHNAVKGMSFSIHHGESVGIIGANGAGKSTLLMLLMGVLFPSQGEVCVGDVQVTKKTLPMIRQRLGMVFQDPDDQLFMNTVYDDVAFGPRNYKLNEKEVEKRVLNALEVVGILHLKDRAPFKLSGGEKRAAAIASVLSMQPDILVMDEPSAALDPKSRRRVMELLRSFKHTKIVTSHDLDMIYEMCDRTIVIKNGAIAADGVTSEVLVNAELMDACGLEVPLALQNCPVCGSKK; this is encoded by the coding sequence ATGAGTCATCATAAACTTGAGGTCAAAAATCTCCATTTCAATTATCCTGATGGACATAATGCCGTTAAGGGAATGTCTTTCAGCATTCATCACGGAGAGTCTGTGGGAATCATAGGAGCCAATGGGGCAGGAAAATCGACACTTTTAATGTTGCTTATGGGGGTTCTCTTTCCAAGTCAGGGCGAGGTTTGTGTGGGAGATGTTCAGGTTACCAAAAAGACCTTGCCAATGATTCGGCAAAGGCTGGGAATGGTCTTTCAGGATCCGGATGACCAGCTGTTTATGAACACCGTCTACGATGACGTTGCTTTTGGGCCTCGGAACTATAAGCTTAATGAAAAGGAAGTTGAGAAGCGTGTCCTTAATGCTTTAGAGGTAGTTGGGATACTTCACTTGAAGGATCGAGCGCCTTTTAAATTATCCGGCGGAGAAAAGCGAGCTGCCGCTATAGCTTCAGTACTTTCCATGCAGCCTGATATTTTAGTGATGGATGAACCGTCAGCGGCCCTGGATCCTAAATCCAGACGAAGGGTGATGGAGCTGCTGAGAAGCTTCAAGCACACAAAAATTGTCACCAGCCATGATCTGGACATGATTTATGAGATGTGTGACCGAACCATTGTCATCAAAAATGGGGCGATTGCCGCTGATGGAGTTACTTCTGAAGTTCTGGTGAATGCCGAATTGATGGATGCCTGTGGACTTGAGGTACCCTTGGCCCTGCAAAACTGTCCCGTTTGCGGA
- a CDS encoding energy-coupling factor ABC transporter permease, translated as MHMADALISPVVGGAMWAATAGVAAYSIKKVQTEMDEKKIPLMGVMGAFIFASQMINFTIPATGSSGHIGGGLILAILLGPYAGFLTIASVLAIQALFFADGGLLAYGCNVFNMGFFSCFIAYPLIYKVLMKKEYSTTRIFLASVLTAVIGLQLGAFGVVLETLFSGKTELPFGTFVLLMQPIHLAIGVVEGLVTAAIVTYIWNARPEIIEKASSGEAIGNISIKKVVAGLVAAAVVTGAGLSWFASSNPDGLEWAMIKTAGTAELEATDGLHQQLSDLQSKTAFLPDYSFKASEDEPEPSGGEGEEAWPAVSGGTSTSGLVGGSLTLILAALIGGGISLMKRRRYRINS; from the coding sequence ATGCATATGGCAGATGCTTTGATTTCACCGGTTGTGGGTGGAGCCATGTGGGCAGCAACTGCAGGAGTTGCCGCCTATTCCATTAAGAAAGTACAAACCGAGATGGACGAAAAAAAGATTCCTTTAATGGGGGTCATGGGAGCTTTTATTTTTGCTTCTCAGATGATTAATTTCACCATCCCGGCAACCGGCTCCAGCGGTCATATTGGAGGAGGACTTATTCTAGCAATCTTATTAGGACCTTATGCCGGTTTTCTGACTATAGCCTCGGTGCTGGCCATACAAGCCTTGTTTTTTGCCGATGGAGGCTTGCTGGCCTATGGGTGTAATGTGTTCAATATGGGCTTTTTCTCATGTTTTATAGCTTACCCTCTAATTTATAAAGTCTTAATGAAAAAGGAGTATTCCACAACGCGCATATTTTTGGCCTCGGTTCTAACGGCAGTTATCGGTCTGCAGTTGGGGGCCTTCGGAGTTGTTTTAGAAACCCTCTTTTCGGGAAAAACTGAGCTGCCTTTTGGAACCTTTGTTTTATTAATGCAGCCAATTCATTTGGCAATTGGTGTGGTAGAGGGTCTTGTCACGGCGGCTATCGTAACCTATATTTGGAACGCCCGGCCGGAAATTATTGAAAAGGCTTCCTCAGGAGAAGCTATCGGGAATATCTCTATTAAAAAGGTTGTTGCTGGTTTGGTAGCGGCTGCTGTGGTTACAGGAGCAGGATTATCCTGGTTCGCTTCTTCTAACCCGGATGGTCTAGAATGGGCTATGATTAAGACAGCGGGAACAGCCGAGCTGGAAGCAACCGATGGTCTTCATCAGCAATTGTCGGACTTACAGTCTAAAACAGCATTTCTGCCGGATTATTCTTTTAAGGCTAGTGAAGATGAGCCTGAACCAAGTGGGGGAGAAGGGGAAGAAGCTTGGCCTGCTGTTAGCGGAGGAACCAGCACTTCCGGCTTAGTAGGCGGAAGTCTGACCTTGATTTTAGCTGCTCTTATTGGTGGAGGCATTAGTTTAATGAAACGTAGAAGGTATAGAATAAACTCATAA